Proteins from a genomic interval of Streptomyces sp. Tu6071:
- a CDS encoding sigma-70 family RNA polymerase sigma factor, translating into MSSRTEHSTSRHGTGSSGVPGAALAQPGAGIDERFDRHLDGLFTYCLSVLCAHEAAVGVVREVLELAARKQSRAPQDETDRQAWLYALARWVCLRRLTETRGRSEEGAREESAEGRERRRELARLAWPEAAGTSPEQREALELAVRHELTPPQVASVIGLEASAARELLAAAACEVERTRVALGVAASGGCPVAARYAGDRRIPLGSALRGELVRHVDECPRCRRTAERAGAAEPWPGTAVTPDALPVLTAPRAEILARPTAVPSKRRKGAAQLRLDRKGFPLDARERAARRERLRSRAVTSTVVATVVAAPLLALWTSYGGGLPFLDDGPDGGRAVSARDGEGKDGAGAEPYENAGSAQEAGAPLSATVVDPGGRHRAGASGLAITVRTRGDTSLITLRATGRAPLDWGLATGADWVRLSEHAGRLERGESVTVLAHVVRGRAPGHGWRAEIRVSPVNAVIVLSGGGTRTRAHDKGAGDGGQSAEPPTASRSAGPSHSQEPPTDTGPSEDPPPTGPGPSEPPTSQPPEPPESTPPTSGPTGPEEPTAGEPGAEGEQQRRH; encoded by the coding sequence ATGAGCAGCAGGACCGAGCACTCCACCTCCCGGCACGGTACGGGCTCCTCAGGCGTGCCCGGCGCTGCCCTCGCGCAGCCCGGCGCGGGCATCGACGAGCGGTTCGACCGGCATCTCGACGGCCTCTTCACGTACTGCCTCTCCGTCCTGTGCGCGCACGAGGCGGCGGTCGGCGTGGTGCGCGAGGTGCTCGAACTCGCCGCGCGCAAGCAGAGCCGCGCGCCGCAGGACGAGACGGACCGGCAGGCGTGGCTCTACGCGCTGGCCCGCTGGGTGTGCCTGCGGCGGCTCACCGAGACGCGCGGGCGCTCCGAGGAGGGAGCGCGCGAGGAGTCCGCGGAGGGGCGCGAGCGGCGCAGGGAACTGGCCCGGCTCGCCTGGCCGGAGGCGGCGGGGACGAGCCCCGAGCAGCGCGAGGCGCTGGAACTCGCGGTCCGGCACGAACTGACCCCGCCCCAGGTCGCCTCCGTGATCGGTCTGGAGGCGAGCGCGGCGCGCGAGCTGCTCGCGGCGGCGGCGTGCGAGGTGGAGCGGACGCGAGTCGCGCTCGGGGTCGCGGCGAGCGGGGGCTGCCCGGTCGCGGCGCGGTACGCGGGGGACCGCCGTATCCCGCTCGGCTCCGCGCTGCGCGGCGAGCTGGTGCGCCACGTCGACGAGTGCCCGCGCTGCCGCCGTACCGCCGAGCGCGCCGGTGCCGCCGAGCCGTGGCCCGGCACGGCCGTCACCCCGGACGCGCTGCCCGTCCTCACGGCGCCGCGCGCCGAGATCCTCGCGCGCCCCACCGCCGTGCCGTCCAAGCGCCGCAAAGGCGCCGCGCAGTTGCGCCTCGACCGCAAGGGCTTCCCGCTCGACGCGCGGGAGCGCGCGGCCCGGCGCGAACGGCTGCGCTCGCGCGCCGTCACGTCGACGGTCGTGGCGACCGTCGTCGCCGCGCCGCTCCTCGCGCTGTGGACCTCGTACGGGGGCGGCCTCCCCTTCCTCGACGACGGCCCGGACGGCGGGCGCGCGGTGAGCGCGCGGGACGGCGAGGGCAAGGACGGTGCGGGAGCGGAGCCGTACGAGAACGCGGGCAGCGCCCAGGAGGCGGGCGCACCGCTCTCGGCGACCGTCGTCGACCCGGGGGGCAGGCACCGCGCGGGCGCCTCGGGGCTCGCCATCACCGTCCGCACGCGCGGCGACACCAGTCTGATCACGCTGCGCGCCACCGGCCGCGCCCCGCTCGACTGGGGGCTCGCGACGGGGGCCGACTGGGTGCGGCTGAGCGAGCACGCGGGGCGGCTCGAACGGGGCGAGTCGGTGACGGTGCTGGCGCACGTGGTGCGCGGGCGGGCGCCGGGGCACGGCTGGCGGGCCGAGATCCGGGTGAGCCCGGTGAACGCGGTGATCGTGCTCAGCGGCGGCGGCACCCGTACCCGTGCGCACGACAAGGGCGCCGGAGACGGCGGGCAGAGCGCCGAGCCGCCCACCGCGTCACGGAGCGCCGGGCCGAGCCACAGCCAGGAGCCCCCGACCGACACCGGCCCGAGCGAGGACCCGCCGCCCACCGGTCCCGGCCCGAGCGAGCCCCCGACGAGCCAGCCGCCCGAACCACCGGAGAGCACCCCGCCCACCTCGGGACCCACGGGCCCGGAGGAGCCGACGGCGGGGGAGCCGGGGGCGGAGGGGGAACAGCAGCGGAGGCACTAG
- the disA gene encoding DNA integrity scanning diadenylate cyclase DisA, translating into MAAGDRGATPGKSGGVARADALMRASLSAVAPGTALRDGLERVLRGNTGGLIVLGWDKTVESLCTGGFILDVEFSATRLRELCKLDGGIVLDKDLTKILRAGVQFVPDPTIPTEETGTRHRTADRVSKQVGFPVVSVSQSMRLIALYVDGQRRVMEDSAAILSRANQALATLERYKLRLDEVAGTLSALEIEDLVTVRDVCAVAQRLEMVRRIATEIAEYVLELGTDGRLLALQLDELIAGVEPERELVARDYVPEPTARRARTVEEALTELNALTHTELLELPVVARALGYTGSPEALDSAVSPRGYRLLAKVPRLPGAIIDRLVEHFGGLQKLLAASVDDLQTVDGVGEARARSVREGLSRLAESSILERYV; encoded by the coding sequence GTGGCAGCAGGCGACCGGGGAGCGACTCCCGGCAAGTCGGGCGGTGTTGCCCGTGCCGATGCGCTGATGCGCGCCTCACTGAGCGCGGTCGCGCCGGGCACGGCCCTGCGGGACGGACTCGAACGGGTCCTGCGCGGGAACACGGGCGGGCTCATCGTCCTCGGCTGGGACAAGACCGTGGAATCCCTGTGCACGGGCGGGTTCATCCTCGATGTCGAGTTCAGCGCGACCCGGCTGCGGGAGCTGTGCAAGCTCGACGGCGGCATCGTGCTCGACAAGGACCTCACCAAGATCCTCCGGGCGGGCGTGCAGTTCGTGCCCGATCCGACGATCCCGACCGAGGAGACCGGCACCCGGCACCGCACCGCCGACCGGGTCTCCAAGCAGGTGGGCTTCCCCGTCGTGTCGGTGAGCCAGTCGATGCGGCTCATCGCGCTGTACGTGGACGGGCAGCGCCGGGTCATGGAGGACTCCGCCGCGATCCTCTCGCGCGCGAACCAGGCGCTGGCGACGCTGGAGCGGTACAAGCTGCGCCTGGACGAGGTGGCGGGCACGCTCTCCGCGCTGGAGATCGAGGACCTCGTCACGGTGCGGGACGTCTGCGCCGTCGCACAGCGCCTGGAGATGGTACGGCGGATCGCCACGGAGATCGCCGAGTACGTGCTCGAACTGGGCACCGACGGGCGGCTCCTCGCGCTCCAGCTCGACGAGCTGATCGCCGGTGTCGAACCGGAGCGTGAACTCGTGGCCCGCGACTACGTCCCCGAGCCGACCGCGCGCCGGGCCCGCACCGTCGAGGAAGCACTCACCGAGCTGAACGCGCTCACGCACACCGAGCTGCTCGAACTCCCCGTCGTGGCCCGCGCGCTCGGGTACACGGGCTCCCCGGAAGCACTCGACTCGGCGGTCTCGCCGCGCGGCTACCGGCTGCTCGCGAAGGTCCCGCGCCTGCCGGGGGCGATCATCGACCGTCTCGTCGAGCACTTCGGCGGCCTGCAGAAGCTGCTCGCCGCGAGCGTCGACGACCTCCAGACGGTCGACGGAGTGGGCGAGGCCCGCGCCCGCAGCGTGCGCGAGGGGCTGTCGCGGCTGGCGGAGTCGTCGATTCTGGAGCGGTACGTCTGA
- a CDS encoding phosphatase PAP2 family protein, with product MEGMTSVDSDLYLDILDFGHSMPEWFQKLAEIWTELGLLLFAALFVVAWWRARRGDPSALAVAVLAPLGTAVAYVISEVAKSSITEERPCRAVKGARPLIDCPAHGDWSFPSNHATIAAGAAVGLMLAWRVIAWLTLPMALLMAFSRVFVGVHYPHDVATGLVLGTLASLVVVKLGTRPLAALATTMRGSSIGLLAWFAGPGQRRAAHAAPYVR from the coding sequence ATGGAAGGCATGACCAGCGTCGACTCTGACCTCTATCTCGACATCCTCGACTTCGGGCACAGCATGCCGGAGTGGTTCCAGAAGCTCGCCGAGATCTGGACGGAACTGGGGCTGCTGCTCTTCGCGGCGCTCTTCGTCGTCGCCTGGTGGCGCGCCCGGCGCGGCGACCCGAGCGCCCTGGCCGTCGCGGTCCTCGCCCCGCTCGGGACCGCCGTCGCCTACGTGATCAGCGAGGTCGCGAAGTCCTCGATCACCGAGGAGCGCCCCTGTCGCGCCGTGAAGGGCGCCCGCCCGCTGATCGACTGCCCCGCGCACGGCGACTGGTCCTTCCCCAGCAACCACGCGACGATCGCCGCCGGCGCGGCCGTGGGCCTCATGCTCGCCTGGCGTGTGATCGCCTGGCTGACCCTGCCCATGGCACTCCTCATGGCGTTCTCGCGGGTCTTCGTCGGCGTCCACTACCCGCACGACGTCGCCACCGGGCTCGTCCTCGGCACGCTCGCCTCGCTCGTCGTCGTCAAGCTCGGCACCCGCCCGCTCGCCGCACTCGCGACGACCATGCGCGGCTCCTCGATCGGCCTCCTCGCCTGGTTCGCCGGACCCGGCCAGCGTCGCGCCGCGCACGCCGCGCCCTACGTCCGCTGA
- a CDS encoding response regulator transcription factor: protein MEAESSGDGVPGAPVRVLLADDERLVREGVAAILASAPGIEVVGQAGDGREALAEGARLRPDVALLDVRMPVLDGLGAAEEFARVLPGTAVGMLTTFSEGEYVERALAGGAAGFLLKSGDPYELIAGVRALAAGGAFLAPRVTRHVLDGLGGRRLERAAGARRAVARLTPREREVLVLLAGGLSNAGIAERLGLSEGTVKAYVSVVLDRLGVPNRVRAAVLAHEAGLPVGEEG from the coding sequence GTGGAGGCGGAATCGTCCGGGGACGGCGTACCGGGGGCGCCGGTGCGGGTCCTGCTCGCGGACGACGAACGTCTCGTGCGCGAGGGGGTGGCGGCGATCCTGGCGAGCGCGCCGGGCATCGAGGTCGTGGGGCAGGCGGGTGACGGGCGCGAGGCGCTCGCGGAGGGGGCGCGGCTGCGCCCCGATGTGGCGCTGCTCGATGTGCGGATGCCGGTGCTCGACGGGCTCGGCGCGGCGGAGGAGTTCGCCCGGGTGCTGCCGGGCACGGCGGTCGGGATGCTCACGACGTTCTCGGAGGGGGAGTACGTGGAGCGGGCGCTCGCCGGGGGAGCGGCGGGCTTCCTGCTCAAGTCCGGCGACCCCTACGAACTCATCGCGGGGGTGAGGGCGCTGGCGGCGGGCGGGGCGTTCCTCGCGCCGCGGGTGACCCGGCACGTACTGGACGGGCTCGGCGGGCGGCGCCTGGAGCGGGCTGCCGGGGCGCGGCGGGCGGTGGCCCGGCTCACGCCCCGGGAGCGTGAGGTGCTCGTCCTGCTCGCGGGCGGGCTGTCCAACGCGGGGATCGCGGAGCGGCTCGGCCTGAGCGAGGGGACGGTGAAGGCGTACGTGAGCGTCGTGCTCGACCGGCTCGGCGTCCCCAACCGTGTCCGCGCCGCCGTGCTCGCGCACGAGGCGGGGCTGCCGGTGGGGGAGGAGGGGTGA
- a CDS encoding sensor histidine kinase, producing the protein MAVTALSHGVRALGLWAVLAVPVVLARLLGLVEHVPWGATAAGLVALALAAACARHLPATALLLAAAPGLAFGTALFTADYGFALPVLAYLLGLRGGARQTTAACAALALSGSARVLWRAEDPVTAWLLLLAVLLFLVAFPWLAGRYRLQRRALAEAGWARAARLEEEQRGVAERAALRERARIAAEMHDALGHELSLLALRAGTLQVAADLPERHREAAAGLRAATADAVDRLHEIVGVLRAEEAEPGPAETDPPPEPPPAPDLHHLLGRTVASGLAVRVMAWPEQPDAHTALRHRVVREALTNAARYAPGAEVTVACVPGEGGTHLRIASGVRPGLGSGAGAKGGSGAGSVGGARGAGARGAGAGSLGGLGAGAGAASGRGAAGSASWPRPASVSDFGVGSASGLLGAAPAGGADTEAVGGPDTEAGGGSGPGRPTVRPPLPLAPKGGGSGLRALAGAVRAAGGRFGAGPREEGGHLVEVWLPAQGPDLLPTGAWRRLRGRRLSGRPFQPFARSPLPAGGAPPVTGPVLGTAPEAVAGLPLSARRAFDAGPAVSARGPVSVTAPVAATGPVFGPGRLRVLVVAGVVAGAVLLGGGFGWYAYSRSHSVLDARVYTDARLGTPYADLAPRLPARTVGDVPVEREPARPARAACRYYRAVPGLFVSVDHYRLCFRDGRLVDKTVVPGAGAVGDARRELGELGG; encoded by the coding sequence ATGGCAGTCACCGCGCTCTCGCACGGCGTCCGGGCCCTCGGGCTCTGGGCGGTGCTCGCCGTGCCCGTCGTCCTGGCGCGCCTGCTCGGTCTTGTCGAACACGTGCCCTGGGGGGCCACGGCGGCCGGTCTCGTGGCGCTCGCCCTCGCCGCCGCCTGCGCGCGGCACCTGCCCGCGACGGCCCTCCTGCTCGCGGCGGCCCCCGGGCTCGCTTTCGGTACGGCGCTCTTCACCGCGGACTACGGGTTCGCGCTGCCCGTACTCGCCTACCTCCTCGGGCTGCGCGGCGGCGCCCGGCAGACCACCGCGGCCTGCGCGGCCCTCGCGCTCAGCGGGTCGGCGCGGGTGCTGTGGCGTGCGGAGGACCCGGTCACGGCGTGGCTGCTGCTCCTCGCCGTGCTCCTCTTCCTCGTCGCCTTCCCGTGGCTCGCCGGGAGGTACCGGCTCCAGCGCAGGGCGCTCGCCGAGGCGGGCTGGGCGCGGGCGGCCCGGCTCGAAGAGGAGCAGCGGGGGGTCGCCGAGCGTGCGGCACTGCGCGAGCGGGCCAGGATCGCGGCCGAGATGCACGACGCGCTGGGCCACGAGCTGAGCCTCCTCGCGCTGCGCGCCGGAACGCTCCAGGTCGCGGCCGACCTGCCGGAGCGGCACCGCGAGGCAGCGGCGGGACTGCGCGCCGCGACGGCGGACGCGGTGGACCGGCTGCACGAGATCGTCGGCGTGCTGCGCGCGGAAGAAGCGGAACCCGGCCCGGCGGAGACCGATCCGCCCCCCGAGCCCCCACCGGCCCCCGACCTGCACCACCTTCTCGGCCGCACGGTGGCCTCGGGGCTCGCGGTACGGGTCATGGCCTGGCCCGAGCAGCCCGACGCGCACACGGCGCTGCGCCACCGGGTGGTGCGGGAAGCACTCACCAATGCGGCGCGCTACGCGCCGGGCGCCGAAGTGACGGTCGCGTGCGTGCCGGGGGAGGGAGGGACGCACCTCAGGATCGCGAGCGGAGTGCGGCCGGGGCTGGGGTCCGGGGCGGGGGCGAAGGGTGGCTCGGGGGCGGGGTCGGTGGGCGGGGCGCGCGGGGCCGGTGCGCGCGGGGCGGGTGCGGGGTCGCTGGGTGGATTGGGTGCGGGTGCGGGTGCGGCGAGCGGGCGGGGCGCCGCAGGTTCGGCGAGCTGGCCCCGTCCGGCGTCGGTGAGCGACTTCGGCGTGGGTTCCGCGAGCGGGTTGCTGGGTGCTGCGCCTGCGGGCGGAGCGGATACGGAGGCTGTCGGCGGACCGGATACGGAGGCTGGGGGCGGGTCCGGTCCTGGCCGCCCGACGGTCCGGCCACCGTTGCCGCTCGCGCCGAAGGGGGGCGGCTCGGGGTTGCGCGCGCTGGCGGGGGCGGTCCGCGCGGCGGGCGGGCGCTTCGGGGCGGGGCCACGGGAGGAGGGCGGTCACCTCGTCGAGGTGTGGCTGCCCGCACAGGGGCCGGACCTTCTGCCGACCGGGGCGTGGCGGCGGCTCCGGGGGCGCCGGTTGTCCGGTCGGCCCTTCCAGCCCTTCGCGAGGAGTCCCCTTCCGGCAGGCGGCGCGCCGCCGGTGACAGGTCCGGTGCTCGGGACCGCGCCCGAGGCGGTGGCAGGTCTGCCGCTTTCGGCGCGACGGGCGTTCGACGCAGGCCCGGCGGTGTCCGCGAGGGGCCCGGTGTCCGTGACAGCCCCAGTCGCCGCGACCGGCCCGGTGTTCGGTCCGGGTCGGCTGCGCGTGCTCGTGGTGGCGGGCGTCGTGGCCGGGGCGGTACTGCTCGGTGGCGGGTTCGGCTGGTACGCGTACAGCCGCAGTCACTCCGTGCTCGACGCGCGGGTCTACACCGACGCCCGCCTGGGCACGCCGTACGCGGACCTCGCGCCGAGGCTCCCGGCGCGCACGGTCGGGGACGTCCCCGTCGAGCGGGAGCCCGCGCGACCGGCCCGGGCCGCGTGCCGGTACTACCGGGCGGTGCCGGGGCTCTTCGTGAGCGTCGACCACTACCGGCTGTGCTTCAGGGACGGCCGCCTCGTGGACAAGACCGTCGTGCCGGGAGCGGGCGCGGTGGGGGACGCGCGCAGGGAGCTCGGGGAACTGGGCGGATGA
- a CDS encoding A/G-specific adenine glycosylase, giving the protein MTLPTHSAASVPSPSPSAPPAREGASLHGPVIAWYEANARDLPWRRPEAGAWGVMVSEFMLQQTPVARVLPVYEEWMRRWPRPADLAKEPSGEAVRAWGRLGYPRRALRLHGAAVAITERHGGDVPEHHAQLLALPGIGEYTAAAVASFAYGQRHAVLDTNVRRVLARAVSGEQFPPNATTAAERRLARSVLPEDEDTAARWAAASMELGALVCTAKGERCESCPLSDRCAWRLAGKPEHTGPPRRAQTYAGTDRQVRGKLLAVLREALEPVPQATLDRVWHDPVQRARALDGLVADGLVEPLENGRYRLPGHRSFPPHQPR; this is encoded by the coding sequence ATGACTTTGCCCACGCACTCCGCCGCGTCCGTCCCCTCCCCCTCGCCCTCGGCGCCTCCCGCACGGGAGGGCGCATCGCTGCACGGCCCCGTGATCGCCTGGTACGAGGCGAACGCCAGGGATCTGCCGTGGCGGCGGCCCGAGGCCGGTGCCTGGGGGGTGATGGTCAGCGAGTTCATGCTCCAGCAGACCCCGGTGGCCCGGGTCCTGCCCGTCTACGAGGAATGGATGCGGCGCTGGCCGCGTCCCGCCGACCTCGCCAAGGAGCCCTCGGGCGAGGCCGTCCGCGCCTGGGGACGCCTCGGCTACCCGCGGCGCGCGCTGCGGCTGCACGGCGCGGCCGTCGCCATAACGGAACGGCACGGCGGCGACGTGCCCGAGCACCACGCCCAGCTCCTCGCGCTGCCCGGCATCGGCGAGTACACGGCGGCGGCCGTCGCCTCCTTCGCGTACGGGCAGCGGCACGCGGTGCTCGACACCAACGTGCGGCGGGTGCTCGCGCGGGCGGTGAGCGGCGAGCAGTTCCCGCCGAACGCGACCACGGCGGCCGAGCGACGGCTCGCGCGCTCGGTGCTGCCCGAGGACGAGGACACGGCGGCGCGCTGGGCGGCGGCGTCGATGGAACTCGGCGCGCTCGTGTGCACGGCGAAGGGCGAGCGGTGCGAGTCGTGCCCGCTCAGCGACCGCTGCGCGTGGCGGCTCGCGGGCAAGCCCGAGCACACCGGTCCGCCGCGCCGCGCGCAGACGTACGCGGGCACCGACCGCCAGGTGCGCGGGAAGCTCCTCGCGGTGCTGCGCGAAGCCCTGGAGCCGGTGCCGCAGGCGACGCTCGACCGCGTGTGGCACGACCCGGTGCAGCGGGCCAGGGCACTCGACGGGCTCGTCGCCGACGGCCTCGTCGAGCCGCTGGAGAACGGCCGCTACCGGCTGCCGGGACACCGCTCCTTCCCGCCTCACCAGCCCCGCTGA
- a CDS encoding SigE family RNA polymerase sigma factor, protein MAQATVGDGVRDEAAGDGLPEEILGFEDYVRARQDALLRSARRLVPDPVDAQDLLQTALARTYRRWQGIADKRLADAYLRRVMINTRTEWWRARRLEEVPSAQLPEDGVDSVPDPTEQYADRSLLMDVLSVLAPKQRSVVVLRHWEQMSTEETAAALGMSPGTVKSTLHRALARLREELETRASEARAQEREELERCVA, encoded by the coding sequence ATGGCGCAGGCGACAGTCGGCGACGGGGTGCGGGACGAGGCGGCGGGGGACGGGCTGCCCGAGGAGATCCTCGGTTTCGAGGACTACGTACGAGCACGGCAGGACGCCCTGCTGCGCAGCGCCCGGCGCCTCGTGCCGGACCCGGTGGACGCGCAGGACCTGCTCCAGACCGCGCTCGCGCGCACGTACCGCCGCTGGCAGGGCATCGCCGACAAGCGGCTCGCCGACGCCTACCTGCGCCGGGTCATGATCAACACGCGGACCGAGTGGTGGCGGGCGCGGCGTCTCGAAGAGGTGCCCAGCGCCCAGCTCCCCGAGGACGGCGTCGACTCGGTGCCGGACCCGACCGAGCAGTACGCCGACCGCTCGCTGCTCATGGACGTGCTCTCCGTTCTCGCTCCCAAGCAGCGCAGCGTCGTCGTACTGCGACACTGGGAGCAGATGTCGACCGAGGAGACGGCGGCGGCGCTCGGCATGTCGCCGGGCACCGTCAAGAGCACCCTGCACCGTGCTCTGGCCCGGCTCCGGGAAGAGCTGGAGACCCGGGCGAGTGAAGCGCGGGCGCAGGAACGTGAGGAGCTGGAGCGGTGCGTGGCCTAG
- the cseB gene encoding two-component system response regulator CseB has translation MEEQTQRRAGARVLFVEDDDVIREATQLALERVGFRVTAVPDGLQGLESFRAGAPDIALLDVMVPGMDGVSLCRRIRDESTVPVIMLSARADSIDVVLGLEAGADDYVTKPFDVSVLVARLRAVMRRFGHAGGGARQAVEEEAASGPLRFGDLEVDTEGMEVRRGGERIALTPTEMRLLLEFSAAPGTVLSRDRLLERVWDYGWGGDTRVVDVHVQRLRAKIGQDRIETVRGFGYKLRA, from the coding sequence ATGGAAGAGCAGACACAACGGCGGGCGGGGGCGCGCGTCCTCTTCGTGGAGGACGACGACGTCATCCGGGAGGCGACGCAGCTCGCCCTGGAGCGGGTGGGCTTCCGGGTGACGGCCGTCCCCGACGGGCTTCAGGGCCTGGAGTCCTTCCGGGCGGGGGCGCCGGACATCGCGCTCCTGGACGTGATGGTGCCCGGCATGGACGGGGTGAGCCTGTGCCGGCGCATCCGGGACGAGTCCACGGTGCCGGTCATCATGCTGTCGGCGCGCGCGGACAGCATCGACGTCGTCCTCGGTCTGGAGGCCGGGGCGGACGACTACGTGACGAAGCCTTTCGACGTGTCCGTGCTGGTGGCACGGCTGCGCGCGGTGATGCGCCGCTTCGGGCACGCGGGCGGCGGCGCCCGGCAGGCGGTGGAGGAGGAGGCGGCGTCGGGACCGCTGCGCTTCGGCGACCTGGAGGTGGACACCGAGGGCATGGAGGTGCGGCGCGGCGGCGAGCGGATCGCGCTCACCCCCACCGAGATGCGGCTGCTCCTCGAATTCTCGGCCGCCCCCGGCACCGTGCTCAGCAGGGACCGGCTCCTGGAACGGGTGTGGGACTACGGCTGGGGCGGGGACACACGGGTCGTGGACGTCCACGTGCAGCGGCTGCGCGCCAAGATCGGCCAGGACCGGATCGAGACGGTCCGCGGCTTCGGCTACAAACTGCGGGCCTAG
- a CDS encoding M23 family metallopeptidase, whose amino-acid sequence MPKSTTSSNARTTARLRNRAAFMAAGVGAVAVLGAGAAVAADTGTQTTKVIPTVSAAGVTAQADAQSKAAEHAVKTKAAHAKTAKSWIDPVKKYELSASFGNDGSRWAHKHSGQDFAVPTGTNVMAAHSGTVVKAGPIGAGDGPAYGNAIVIKHGYKLYSQYAHLSKIDVKVGQTVKTGQHLAESGSTGNSSGPHLHFEIRTTPNYGSAVNPVNFLHKMGVTV is encoded by the coding sequence ATGCCGAAGAGCACCACGTCCTCGAACGCCCGCACCACCGCCCGTCTCCGCAACCGCGCCGCCTTCATGGCCGCCGGTGTCGGCGCCGTCGCAGTGCTCGGGGCGGGGGCCGCGGTCGCCGCCGACACGGGCACGCAGACCACCAAGGTCATCCCGACTGTCAGCGCGGCCGGTGTCACCGCCCAGGCCGACGCGCAGTCGAAGGCCGCCGAGCACGCCGTCAAGACCAAGGCCGCCCACGCCAAGACCGCCAAGTCCTGGATAGACCCGGTCAAGAAGTACGAGCTCTCCGCGAGCTTCGGCAACGACGGCTCCCGCTGGGCGCACAAGCACTCCGGCCAGGACTTCGCCGTCCCCACCGGCACCAACGTGATGGCCGCCCACTCCGGCACCGTCGTCAAGGCCGGCCCGATCGGCGCCGGTGACGGCCCCGCCTACGGCAACGCCATCGTCATCAAGCACGGCTACAAGCTGTACTCGCAGTACGCGCACCTCTCGAAGATCGACGTGAAGGTCGGCCAGACCGTCAAGACCGGCCAGCACCTCGCGGAGTCCGGGAGCACCGGTAACTCCAGTGGCCCCCACCTCCACTTCGAGATCCGCACCACCCCGAACTACGGCTCCGCCGTCAACCCGGTCAACTTCCTCCACAAGATGGGCGTGACGGTCTGA
- a CDS encoding Type 1 glutamine amidotransferase-like domain-containing protein has product MWRARGEGRLIRDTASRGALLWGISAGANCWAAASLNDSYGPLADSYGPLAVLADGLGLLPGSSARTQCPGPESWGTAPDPAPQTPEGLIFPPRTVASRLP; this is encoded by the coding sequence GTGTGGCGGGCGCGCGGCGAGGGCCGGCTGATACGGGACACGGCCTCGCGCGGGGCTCTGCTCTGGGGGATCTCGGCGGGCGCGAACTGCTGGGCCGCGGCCTCGCTCAACGACTCGTACGGGCCACTCGCCGACTCGTACGGGCCACTCGCCGTGCTCGCCGACGGCCTGGGCCTGCTCCCCGGCTCTTCTGCCCGCACGCAATGCCCGGGCCCAGAGTCCTGGGGCACCGCCCCAGACCCCGCTCCTCAAACGCCGGAGGGGCTCATTTTCCCGCCCCGTACCGTGGCATCCCGCCTTCCGTGA